A window of Corallococcus macrosporus DSM 14697 contains these coding sequences:
- a CDS encoding tetratricopeptide repeat protein, whose amino-acid sequence MRTIRIGFAALALVTALAGCHRSTSTATPRVLETAAEQAQQGTPQARTLAFAGFHALLVAGDATLAQQRFDDALARDAGDVYALAGQSLMARRAGRPDRALAASLELAARAPTHPLAAVAARHVLDSVGTSRALDDDILRGVERALAAGATGEAAYLLRGARMSVAVVRGDAEARDAAMHQLGGVSESSLVGPFSPFHVLSWDERTPVSQEGSLAGPFTSAFGPLPVRTVHAPDGRMDLTGEPGQGDLYVQAFDADVTEPGLYVARTVSGTSHQVLMDGAPLLERRAWERATSTVTTRAVQLPAGKHRFVVRQLKGGTSGLLTFALLRVDGRPSGVRFSAATGPAPRPWGGKAELSDETPGVFATTESVKLALHEEAGELLAVVLAVRDGLQRDSDGARRLMATVDANTPALLWLRAEVAAADRTVPSKVARGRATRDLESVLAKDPDNVAAMLLRADLFLDEGQPAPAMELLKTASEVARPAGHPVFMLRARAALALEVEALAEESLAAALEAQPGLCEALTLQYSLARRRDAAERSDTLVASLAGCPGTVMRQAEHARARGDVETATKLYAEMQARDPSSISLGTTLANLYVSKRRFDDATAVLQKLATVWPRNAELVKRMADVREYAGQPAEALELRERALALAGDDLTLRRAVERAKTGQELLQAHAVDGREAIRAYEAEPVSGGSAAAFVLDAAAVRVYPDGSIVNRIHTVQKALEQSGVQEIAEVNVPRGAQVLALRTIKADGRVLEPENIEGKDTVSLPGVAVGDYVEVEYLLAEPPRGPAQPGFTASAFYFQIANQPNAWVTYTVVAPRGVGMKVDAHGMKVPEPKVDGDVEVFHFETRRVPPFIPEPDAPPSANEYLPFVIVGAGDTGNENLVKLYGDAFQDRWIRTAEVDAFARKAAEGKSGLDAVKALHAAVMQRFSGRDASLSQTAASTVAQDRGSRLTVMKAGLDALGIPSRVVAVRTFNTDPAPYTFPQDALLPYAALRVELPGEEPVWVDTSVRYGPFGELPELAMGGREAWLLPEPGRPLQKVQTPPMKEVPGKEVKLALKLSEDGTLSGQGEETYSGFEAAQIAEAFNQLSAESRNQALQGAVARYFGGASLSSVKLEHQEQVGAPFVLRYEFTVPRFGRLEGGQRMALGPFTFPAQLGRRFVQLSTRRTPLYIDTTEASRTQVTLTMPKGWKLADPQASLQAENAFGRFTRTEKQDGATLSVTESLRLPRNRVQPNQYELFSGFTGDVDLIQTRELVLVKP is encoded by the coding sequence ATGCGCACCATTCGAATCGGCTTCGCCGCGCTCGCACTCGTCACGGCCCTCGCGGGCTGCCACCGCTCCACGTCCACGGCGACACCGCGCGTCCTCGAAACCGCCGCGGAGCAGGCGCAGCAGGGCACCCCGCAGGCCCGCACGCTCGCGTTCGCGGGCTTCCACGCGCTGCTCGTCGCGGGAGACGCCACGCTGGCGCAGCAGCGCTTCGATGACGCCCTCGCCCGTGACGCGGGAGACGTCTACGCGCTGGCCGGCCAGTCGTTGATGGCGCGGCGCGCGGGCCGCCCCGACCGCGCCCTGGCCGCGTCCCTGGAGCTGGCGGCGCGCGCGCCCACGCACCCGCTGGCGGCCGTGGCGGCGCGCCACGTCCTGGATTCGGTGGGCACGTCACGGGCGCTGGACGACGACATCCTCCGCGGCGTGGAGCGCGCGCTGGCGGCGGGCGCGACGGGCGAGGCCGCCTACCTGCTGCGCGGCGCGCGGATGTCGGTGGCCGTGGTGCGCGGCGACGCGGAGGCCCGCGACGCGGCGATGCACCAGTTGGGCGGCGTGAGCGAGTCCTCGCTGGTGGGGCCCTTCTCCCCCTTCCACGTGCTGTCCTGGGATGAGCGCACGCCCGTGAGCCAGGAGGGTTCGCTGGCGGGCCCCTTCACCAGCGCCTTCGGCCCCCTGCCGGTGCGCACGGTGCACGCCCCCGACGGACGCATGGACCTGACGGGCGAGCCCGGCCAGGGTGACCTCTACGTTCAGGCCTTCGACGCGGACGTGACGGAGCCGGGCCTCTACGTCGCGCGCACCGTCAGCGGCACCTCGCACCAGGTGCTGATGGACGGGGCTCCGCTGCTGGAGCGCCGCGCCTGGGAGCGCGCCACCTCCACCGTCACCACGCGCGCCGTGCAGCTCCCCGCGGGCAAGCACCGCTTCGTCGTGCGTCAGCTCAAGGGGGGCACCTCCGGCCTGCTCACCTTCGCCCTGCTGCGCGTGGACGGGCGGCCGTCCGGCGTGCGCTTCAGCGCGGCCACCGGGCCGGCGCCGAGGCCCTGGGGCGGCAAGGCCGAGCTCTCCGACGAGACGCCCGGCGTGTTCGCCACCACGGAGAGCGTGAAGCTGGCCCTGCACGAGGAGGCCGGCGAGCTGCTGGCCGTGGTGCTGGCGGTGCGGGACGGCCTGCAGCGGGACTCGGACGGCGCGCGGCGGCTGATGGCCACGGTGGACGCCAACACCCCGGCCCTGCTGTGGCTGCGGGCGGAGGTCGCCGCCGCGGACCGCACCGTGCCCTCCAAGGTGGCGCGCGGCCGGGCCACGCGTGATTTGGAGTCCGTGCTGGCCAAGGACCCGGACAACGTGGCGGCGATGCTGCTGCGCGCGGACCTCTTCCTCGACGAGGGCCAGCCCGCCCCCGCCATGGAGCTGCTGAAGACGGCGTCCGAGGTGGCGCGGCCCGCTGGCCACCCGGTGTTCATGCTGCGCGCCCGCGCCGCGCTGGCGCTGGAGGTGGAGGCCCTGGCGGAGGAGTCGCTCGCCGCGGCGCTGGAGGCGCAGCCCGGCCTGTGCGAGGCGCTGACGCTCCAGTACAGCCTGGCCCGCCGCCGTGACGCGGCGGAGCGCAGCGACACGCTGGTGGCGTCCCTGGCGGGCTGCCCGGGGACGGTGATGCGTCAGGCCGAGCACGCGCGCGCCCGCGGCGACGTGGAGACGGCGACGAAGCTGTACGCCGAGATGCAGGCCCGCGACCCCAGCAGCATCAGCCTGGGCACCACGCTGGCCAACCTCTACGTGTCCAAGCGCCGCTTCGACGACGCCACCGCGGTACTCCAGAAGCTGGCCACCGTGTGGCCGCGCAACGCGGAGCTGGTGAAGCGCATGGCGGACGTGCGCGAGTACGCGGGCCAGCCGGCCGAGGCGCTCGAGCTGCGCGAGCGGGCGCTGGCCCTGGCCGGAGATGACCTGACGCTGCGCCGCGCGGTGGAGCGCGCGAAGACGGGCCAGGAGCTGCTGCAGGCGCACGCGGTGGACGGCCGCGAGGCCATCCGCGCCTACGAGGCGGAGCCCGTCAGCGGCGGCAGCGCGGCGGCCTTCGTGCTGGACGCGGCGGCGGTGCGCGTCTACCCCGACGGCAGCATCGTCAACCGCATCCACACGGTGCAGAAGGCGCTGGAGCAGTCCGGCGTGCAGGAGATCGCCGAGGTGAACGTGCCGCGCGGCGCGCAGGTGCTGGCGCTGCGCACCATCAAGGCGGACGGCCGGGTGCTGGAGCCGGAGAACATCGAGGGCAAGGACACGGTGAGCCTGCCCGGCGTGGCCGTGGGGGACTACGTGGAGGTGGAGTACCTGCTGGCGGAGCCCCCGCGCGGCCCCGCGCAGCCGGGCTTCACCGCGTCCGCCTTCTACTTCCAGATTGCCAACCAGCCCAACGCCTGGGTGACGTACACGGTGGTGGCGCCCAGGGGCGTGGGCATGAAGGTGGACGCCCACGGGATGAAGGTGCCGGAGCCCAAGGTGGACGGCGACGTGGAGGTGTTCCACTTCGAGACGCGCCGCGTGCCGCCGTTCATCCCCGAGCCGGACGCGCCGCCCTCCGCCAACGAGTACCTGCCCTTCGTCATCGTGGGCGCGGGTGACACGGGCAATGAGAACCTGGTGAAGCTCTACGGCGACGCCTTCCAGGACCGGTGGATCCGCACCGCGGAGGTGGACGCCTTCGCGCGCAAGGCGGCGGAGGGCAAGTCGGGCCTGGACGCGGTGAAGGCGCTGCACGCCGCGGTGATGCAGCGCTTCTCTGGCCGGGACGCGAGCCTGAGCCAGACGGCGGCCTCCACGGTGGCCCAGGACCGGGGCAGCCGGCTGACGGTGATGAAGGCCGGCCTGGACGCGCTGGGCATCCCCTCGCGCGTGGTGGCGGTGCGGACCTTCAACACGGACCCGGCGCCCTACACCTTCCCCCAGGACGCGCTGCTGCCCTACGCGGCGCTGCGCGTGGAGCTGCCCGGCGAGGAGCCCGTCTGGGTGGACACCTCCGTGCGCTACGGCCCCTTCGGCGAGCTGCCGGAGCTGGCCATGGGCGGGCGGGAGGCGTGGCTGCTGCCCGAGCCCGGCCGCCCGCTGCAGAAGGTGCAGACGCCGCCCATGAAGGAGGTCCCCGGCAAGGAGGTCAAGCTGGCGCTCAAGCTCTCCGAGGACGGCACGCTCAGCGGCCAGGGCGAGGAGACGTACTCCGGCTTCGAGGCGGCGCAGATCGCCGAGGCCTTCAACCAGCTCTCGGCGGAGAGCCGCAACCAGGCGCTGCAGGGCGCGGTGGCGCGGTACTTCGGGGGCGCCTCGCTGTCGAGCGTGAAGCTGGAGCACCAGGAGCAGGTGGGCGCGCCCTTCGTGCTGCGCTACGAGTTCACCGTGCCGCGCTTCGGGCGGCTCGAGGGAGGCCAGCGGATGGCGCTGGGGCCCTTCACCTTCCCCGCGCAGCTCGGCCGGCGCTTCGTGCAGCTCAGCACGCGCCGCACGCCGCTCTACATCGACACCACCGAGGCCAGCCGCACCCAGGTGACGCTCACCATGCCCAAGGGCTGGAAACTCGCCGACCCGCAGGCCTCGCTCCAGGCGGAGAACGCCTTCGGCCGCTTCACCCGGACGGAGAAGCAGGACGGCGCGACGCTCAGCGTCACCGAGTCGCTGCGCCTGCCGCGCAACCGCGTCCAGCCCAACCAGTACGAGCTGTTCTCCGGCTTCACCGGAGACGTGGACCTCATCCAGACGCGGGAGCTGGTGCTGGTGAAGCCCTAG
- a CDS encoding serine/threonine-protein kinase → MSSIDPTAISRPRSPDIISGYHIDKLVGSGGMGEVHKATQLSLGRTVAVKLLNPELAKDPSFIARFQKEAAALAALSHPHIVSIVDKGKTDTTYYLVMEFVDGPSLRELIREPQLDVMGALRRMLQICRAIEYAHGRGVIHRDLKPENILLDQQAGGIAKVSDFGLASFLDDASPSSRYALTSTHVSMGTLSYMAPEQRVDAKSADARADIFSLGVILYEWLTGEVPLGTFDPPSRRKPGLDPRLDAIVTRCLKPDPEDRYPSVTTLIADLELLVPGSLPSLAPVKLTHIQRLRQGVRKVVRVALQAAAVLLVLAALAVLGREWLRSGEKPVAPQPGAALNADLGPPSPRSMPGRLETGSEKRTVSVGDGPDAPSLLVAGRPVEAEDKAIIFPPVEERSQSRVGRARLDVVGLDGDIAVLKALVRADPPPDTWKRRAYVMLYGPALQAPAAALLLQGSTGRYVALIHDGAGAPLRLEWALGERRGTMLGLASPEGEAALELRVDADGVMQGYVGKGKDQRAIGEPLNLGPGWMEHFGDAPVPAFGCIEGTCRAEGLVYTVRRAPPEPEPAAKAVVAAVPAKAVPARRPPPPPPKRQPAKGSSKGPTRRR, encoded by the coding sequence ATGTCCTCAATCGACCCCACCGCGATCAGCCGTCCGCGCTCTCCGGACATCATCAGCGGCTACCACATCGACAAACTCGTCGGCAGCGGAGGCATGGGCGAGGTCCACAAGGCCACCCAGCTCTCCCTGGGCCGCACGGTGGCGGTGAAGCTCCTCAACCCCGAGTTGGCGAAGGACCCCTCCTTCATCGCGCGCTTCCAGAAGGAAGCCGCGGCGCTCGCGGCCCTGAGCCATCCCCACATCGTCTCCATCGTCGACAAGGGGAAGACGGACACCACGTACTACCTGGTGATGGAGTTCGTGGACGGCCCGTCGCTGCGGGAGCTGATTCGCGAGCCGCAGCTCGACGTCATGGGCGCGCTGCGGCGCATGCTGCAGATCTGCCGCGCCATCGAGTACGCGCACGGCCGCGGCGTCATCCACCGCGACCTGAAGCCGGAGAACATCCTGCTGGACCAGCAGGCCGGCGGCATCGCCAAGGTGTCGGACTTCGGGCTGGCGTCCTTCCTGGATGATGCCAGCCCGTCCTCGCGCTACGCGCTCACGTCCACGCACGTGTCCATGGGCACGCTGTCGTACATGGCGCCCGAGCAGCGCGTGGACGCGAAGAGCGCGGACGCGCGCGCGGACATCTTCTCGCTGGGCGTCATCCTCTACGAGTGGCTCACCGGCGAGGTGCCGCTGGGCACCTTCGACCCGCCGTCGCGGCGCAAGCCGGGCCTGGACCCGCGGCTGGACGCCATCGTCACGCGCTGCCTCAAGCCGGACCCGGAGGACCGCTACCCGTCCGTCACCACGCTCATCGCGGACCTGGAGCTGCTCGTCCCGGGCAGCCTGCCGTCGCTGGCGCCGGTGAAGCTGACGCACATCCAGCGGCTGCGGCAGGGCGTGCGCAAGGTGGTGCGCGTGGCGCTGCAGGCCGCGGCCGTCCTCCTGGTGCTGGCGGCGCTGGCCGTGCTGGGCCGGGAGTGGCTGCGCAGCGGGGAGAAGCCCGTGGCGCCGCAGCCCGGCGCCGCCCTGAACGCGGACCTGGGCCCGCCCTCGCCCCGCTCCATGCCGGGCCGCCTGGAGACGGGCTCGGAGAAGCGCACGGTGTCCGTGGGTGACGGGCCGGACGCGCCGTCGCTCCTGGTCGCCGGGCGCCCGGTGGAGGCGGAGGACAAGGCCATCATCTTCCCGCCCGTGGAGGAGCGCTCGCAGTCGCGCGTGGGCCGCGCCCGCCTGGACGTGGTGGGGCTGGACGGGGACATCGCGGTGCTCAAGGCCCTCGTGCGCGCGGACCCGCCGCCGGACACCTGGAAGCGCCGCGCCTACGTCATGCTCTACGGGCCGGCGCTGCAGGCCCCCGCCGCCGCGCTGCTGCTGCAGGGCAGCACGGGCCGCTACGTGGCCCTCATCCATGACGGCGCGGGCGCGCCGCTGCGGCTCGAGTGGGCCCTGGGCGAGCGCCGCGGCACCATGCTGGGCCTGGCGTCGCCGGAGGGAGAGGCCGCGCTGGAGCTGCGGGTGGACGCGGACGGCGTCATGCAGGGCTACGTCGGCAAGGGCAAGGACCAGCGGGCCATTGGCGAGCCCCTCAACCTGGGCCCGGGCTGGATGGAGCACTTCGGCGACGCGCCGGTGCCCGCCTTCGGCTGCATCGAGGGCACCTGCCGCGCGGAGGGGCTCGTCTACACCGTGCGGCGCGCGCCGCCCGAGCCGGAGCCGGCGGCGAAGGCCGTGGTCGCCGCGGTGCCGGCCAAGGCGGTGCCCGCCAGGCGGCCGCCTCCGCCGCCCCCGAAGCGGCAGCCCGCCAAGGGCTCCTCGAAGGGCCCCACCCGGCGGCGGTAG
- a CDS encoding GAF domain-containing protein — MIEAFTKVSEASKLLLEKGLCPSTGVETLRMVGHALGVDRAYILENRVQGTYGRFITDMRHAWAEAPTPSPLANPVMRAFSFREFAPGWVDMLEAGMVVACPTRDAPPMMKDLLERQGTQSILLCPINPSRQQWWGMVAFEDCHRPRAWKPEEVTLLKSLARAVAASVRHGQMRSSLDQVRNSLRQAVSSRTPVSGL; from the coding sequence ATGATCGAAGCCTTCACGAAGGTGTCGGAAGCCTCGAAGCTGCTGCTGGAGAAGGGCCTGTGCCCGAGCACCGGCGTGGAGACGCTGCGCATGGTGGGCCACGCGCTGGGCGTGGACCGCGCGTACATCCTGGAGAACCGCGTCCAGGGCACCTACGGCCGGTTCATCACGGACATGCGCCACGCCTGGGCGGAGGCGCCCACGCCGTCGCCGCTGGCCAACCCGGTGATGCGGGCCTTCTCCTTCCGCGAGTTCGCGCCGGGCTGGGTGGACATGCTGGAGGCGGGAATGGTGGTGGCGTGCCCCACCCGGGACGCGCCTCCGATGATGAAGGACCTGCTGGAGCGCCAGGGGACGCAGTCCATCCTGCTGTGCCCCATCAACCCCTCCCGGCAGCAGTGGTGGGGCATGGTGGCCTTCGAGGACTGCCACCGGCCCCGCGCCTGGAAGCCGGAGGAGGTGACGCTGCTCAAGTCCCTGGCCCGCGCGGTGGCGGCGTCCGTCCGACATGGGCAGATGCGCTCCTCCCTGGACCAGGTCCGCAACAGCCTGCGCCAGGCGGTGAGCAGCCGCACCCCGGTCTCCGGGCTCTGA
- a CDS encoding sensor histidine kinase translates to MASSRISIRGYRTGFFFVVVLLSAVTAFTLWTEVRTGRQVDVLVQEALERAGSIGRIRVDALSLESAIEAHIRATGDAERRAADAVMEQILADIRASSESYTRNLPQGEKALWYRFNAACQGLADQVRAAAVFSQRREAERARRHLAERIRPLAAELDALGGALEEENAAEARRLVNRFEDLRVRNTALGAGATLLAILLSSLVGWRVTSLLKRQEAIIQGQLEELGRHNQELDAFTRRVAHDLISPLAPLKGYLTLIRRTGAVNDAGALEMLAQCESSAVRMGELIEALLRFCRAGTRGERTVGELDTAVTTVLLEVAQTAAAQGVALERELAPGVAVDCPGQLLQVSARNLLTNAVKYSAGRPEARVKVRVATEGNLAVLEVVDNGIGMAPGAQASLFQPFFRAPEVRNLPGHGLGLVTTKRVVEAHGGTLVVRSEEGKGTHVVVRFPRVVRPAAGTGGAQTTPAAAGMRKVGT, encoded by the coding sequence GTGGCGAGCTCCCGCATCTCCATTCGCGGCTACCGGACCGGCTTCTTCTTCGTGGTGGTCCTCCTGTCGGCCGTCACCGCCTTCACCTTGTGGACGGAGGTCCGCACCGGACGGCAGGTGGATGTCCTGGTCCAGGAGGCGCTGGAGCGCGCCGGCTCCATTGGCCGCATCCGCGTGGACGCGCTGTCGCTGGAGTCCGCCATTGAGGCCCACATCCGCGCCACCGGCGACGCCGAGCGCCGCGCCGCGGACGCGGTGATGGAGCAGATTCTCGCCGACATCCGCGCCTCGTCGGAGTCGTACACGCGCAACCTCCCGCAGGGCGAGAAGGCGCTGTGGTACCGCTTCAACGCCGCGTGCCAGGGGCTGGCGGACCAGGTGCGCGCGGCGGCCGTCTTCTCCCAGCGCCGCGAGGCGGAGCGGGCCCGGCGCCACCTGGCCGAGCGCATCCGCCCGCTGGCGGCGGAGCTGGACGCGCTGGGCGGCGCGCTGGAGGAGGAGAACGCGGCCGAGGCCCGCCGGCTGGTGAACCGCTTCGAGGACCTGCGCGTGCGCAACACGGCCCTGGGCGCGGGCGCCACGCTGCTGGCCATCCTGCTGTCGTCGCTGGTGGGCTGGCGCGTCACCTCGCTGCTCAAGCGGCAGGAGGCCATCATCCAGGGCCAGTTGGAGGAGCTGGGGCGCCACAACCAGGAGCTGGACGCCTTCACGCGGCGCGTGGCGCACGACCTCATCTCCCCGCTGGCGCCGCTCAAGGGCTACCTGACGCTCATCCGCCGCACCGGCGCGGTGAACGACGCGGGCGCGCTGGAGATGCTGGCGCAGTGTGAGTCCAGCGCGGTGCGCATGGGCGAGCTCATCGAGGCGCTGCTGCGCTTCTGCCGCGCAGGCACGCGCGGGGAGCGCACGGTGGGTGAGCTGGACACGGCCGTCACCACGGTGCTGCTGGAGGTGGCGCAGACGGCGGCGGCGCAGGGCGTGGCGCTGGAGCGCGAGCTGGCGCCCGGCGTGGCGGTGGACTGCCCCGGACAGTTGTTGCAGGTGAGCGCGCGCAACCTGCTCACCAACGCGGTGAAGTATTCGGCGGGCCGGCCCGAAGCGCGCGTGAAGGTGCGCGTGGCCACCGAAGGCAACCTGGCGGTGTTGGAGGTGGTGGACAACGGCATCGGCATGGCGCCGGGCGCCCAGGCCTCGTTGTTCCAGCCCTTCTTCCGCGCGCCCGAGGTGCGCAACCTGCCGGGCCACGGGCTGGGGCTGGTCACCACCAAGCGCGTGGTGGAGGCGCACGGCGGCACGCTGGTGGTGCGCTCGGAGGAAGGAAAGGGAACGCACGTGGTGGTGCGTTTCCCCCGCGTGGTGCGCCCGGCGGCGGGCACCGGCGGCGCCCAGACAACGCCTGCCGCCGCCGGAATGCGCAAGGTCGGCACATGA
- a CDS encoding sigma-54-dependent transcriptional regulator, protein MSSARILVVDDDPQARDLLQRLLGPLGAVTQAPDPRRATERIAEGAFDLVLTDMAMPEPGDGLKVLHEVKAQLPDTPVVVVTAFGNIEGALDSIQQGAFDYLAKPFDVDAILRVARRALEQKRLVEENRSLRQQVERGSLMLVGRSPALLEVYKQVARAAASNVPVLITGETGTGKEMVARALHKRSPRMNGPFIPVDCGAITESLMESELFGHAKGSFTGASGTRRGVFEEASGGTLFLDEIGDVGMKVQSQLLRVLQEGEIRRVGESIPVKVDVRVVAATNKDLKARVAEGLFREDLLYRLDVVHLHLPPLRERSEDIPALVEHFAGRHARGGVRPVVTPEANARLAAYDWPGNVRQLENVVARALALNVTGVLGPQDFPEPIGDASTTKMAGLAGDMPSLAELSRRYAAQVLQHVGGNKSEAARLLDVDRKTLYKLLEAAPEGES, encoded by the coding sequence ATGAGCTCAGCCCGCATCCTCGTCGTGGATGATGACCCGCAGGCCCGTGATTTGCTCCAGCGCCTGCTGGGCCCGCTGGGCGCGGTGACGCAGGCCCCGGACCCGCGCCGCGCCACCGAGCGCATCGCGGAGGGCGCCTTCGACCTGGTCCTCACGGACATGGCCATGCCGGAGCCGGGCGACGGCCTGAAGGTGCTCCACGAGGTGAAGGCGCAGCTCCCGGACACGCCGGTGGTGGTGGTGACGGCCTTCGGCAACATCGAGGGCGCGCTGGACAGCATCCAGCAGGGCGCCTTCGACTACCTGGCCAAGCCCTTCGACGTGGACGCGATTCTCCGCGTGGCGCGCCGCGCGCTGGAGCAGAAGCGGCTGGTGGAGGAGAACCGCTCGCTGCGCCAGCAGGTGGAGCGCGGCTCGCTGATGCTGGTGGGGCGCAGCCCGGCGCTGCTGGAGGTGTACAAGCAGGTGGCCCGCGCGGCGGCCAGCAACGTGCCGGTGCTGATTACGGGCGAGACGGGCACGGGCAAGGAGATGGTGGCGCGCGCGCTGCACAAGCGCTCGCCGCGCATGAACGGGCCCTTCATCCCCGTGGACTGCGGCGCGATTACGGAATCGCTGATGGAGAGCGAGCTGTTCGGCCACGCCAAGGGCAGCTTCACCGGCGCGTCCGGGACGCGGCGGGGCGTCTTCGAGGAGGCCAGCGGCGGCACGCTCTTCCTGGACGAGATTGGCGACGTCGGCATGAAGGTGCAGTCGCAGCTCTTGCGCGTGCTCCAGGAGGGCGAAATCCGCCGGGTGGGCGAGAGCATCCCCGTCAAGGTGGACGTGCGCGTGGTGGCGGCGACGAACAAGGACCTCAAGGCGCGGGTGGCGGAGGGCCTCTTCCGCGAGGACCTGCTGTACCGCCTGGACGTGGTGCACCTGCACCTGCCGCCGCTGCGCGAGCGCAGCGAGGACATCCCCGCGCTGGTGGAGCACTTCGCCGGGCGCCATGCCCGCGGCGGCGTGCGGCCGGTGGTGACGCCGGAGGCCAACGCGCGCCTGGCGGCCTATGACTGGCCGGGCAACGTGCGGCAGTTGGAGAACGTGGTGGCGCGGGCGCTGGCGCTCAACGTGACGGGCGTCCTGGGGCCCCAGGACTTCCCGGAGCCCATTGGGGACGCGTCCACCACGAAGATGGCGGGCCTGGCCGGCGACATGCCGAGCCTGGCCGAGCTGTCCCGGCGTTACGCCGCGCAGGTGCTCCAGCACGTGGGCGGCAACAAGAGCGAGGCGGCCCGGCTGCTCGACGTGGACCGCAAGACGCTCTACAAGCTGCTGGAGGCCGCGCCGGAGGGCGAGTCGTAG
- a CDS encoding TerB family tellurite resistance protein has product MSPEEQFHVEVLKLLLQVATVDGRVAHSEIEHILDTARGMSVPLPELAALTRCLQNNAPLPPPNMGILRTNPAAVVREAKALIASDGSVHAAEIELLRQIRELLGIVS; this is encoded by the coding sequence ATGAGCCCCGAAGAACAATTCCACGTCGAAGTCCTCAAGCTGCTGCTCCAGGTCGCCACGGTCGACGGCCGCGTCGCGCACTCCGAGATTGAGCACATCCTGGACACCGCGCGCGGCATGAGCGTGCCCCTGCCGGAGCTGGCTGCGCTGACGCGCTGTCTCCAGAACAACGCGCCGCTGCCCCCGCCGAACATGGGCATCCTGCGCACCAACCCCGCCGCCGTCGTCCGGGAGGCGAAGGCGCTCATCGCCAGCGACGGCAGCGTGCACGCGGCGGAAATCGAGCTGCTGCGGCAGATTCGGGAGCTGCTCGGCATCGTGAGCTGA
- a CDS encoding SDR family NAD(P)-dependent oxidoreductase: MKLAETAPNPSPEALPAASLSLDEVRRVTQLLEAISVDRFLLAGLPEEDRIAFLSAAGRVVHPDRDTKSRMAKALRRDKKKTKREHDRAIRNTTEIRTLRRSPIFTVPALPAPPPTEAGPERVLEQPRRCYVCKAEYRKLHFFYDAMCIECADFNYAKRTQRADLSGKVALITGARVKIGFQASLMLLRSGARVIATTRFPNDAAKRYLLEPDFADWSHRLHIHGLDLRHAPSVELFAKYIEQTHDRLDILINNAAQTVRRPPGFYGHLLPGELRRADDLPAAARALLAGHDACIATVQPTAALGPGSTAGGSELATTWRSSDPALGIHSSAALSMLPYALEQEGDVRALFPQGRLDADMQQVDLREVNSWRLRLAEVQTAEMLEVHLINAVAPFILCGKLKPLMLRDRSSPGHVVNVSAMEGSFSRGTKTDKHPHTNMAKAALNMMTLTAAPDYARDNIYMNAVDTGWVTDEDPAQHAERKVQELDFQPPLDIVDGAARVVDPVMAMENSGDYVWGNFFKDYRHTAW; the protein is encoded by the coding sequence ATGAAGCTCGCCGAGACTGCTCCGAATCCTTCCCCCGAAGCGTTGCCCGCCGCCTCCCTGTCCCTGGACGAGGTCCGCCGCGTCACCCAGCTCCTGGAGGCCATCAGCGTGGACCGCTTCCTGTTGGCGGGGCTCCCCGAGGAGGACCGCATCGCGTTCCTGAGCGCCGCGGGCCGCGTGGTGCACCCGGACCGGGACACCAAGTCCCGGATGGCGAAGGCGCTGCGGCGGGACAAGAAGAAGACGAAGCGCGAGCACGATCGCGCCATCCGCAACACGACGGAGATTCGCACCCTGCGCCGCTCCCCCATCTTCACGGTGCCGGCGCTGCCCGCGCCGCCGCCCACGGAGGCCGGGCCGGAGCGCGTCCTGGAGCAGCCCCGCCGCTGCTACGTCTGCAAGGCCGAGTACCGCAAGCTGCACTTCTTCTACGACGCCATGTGCATCGAATGCGCGGACTTCAACTACGCCAAGCGCACCCAGCGCGCCGACCTGAGCGGGAAGGTCGCGCTCATCACCGGCGCCCGGGTGAAGATTGGCTTCCAGGCCTCGCTGATGCTGCTGCGCTCCGGCGCGCGCGTCATCGCCACCACGCGCTTCCCCAACGACGCCGCGAAGCGCTACCTCCTGGAGCCGGACTTCGCGGACTGGTCGCACCGGCTGCACATCCACGGCCTGGACCTGCGGCACGCGCCCAGCGTGGAGCTGTTCGCGAAGTACATCGAGCAGACGCACGACCGCCTGGACATCCTCATCAACAACGCCGCGCAGACGGTGCGCCGGCCCCCGGGCTTCTACGGCCACCTGCTGCCCGGTGAGCTGCGCCGCGCGGACGACCTGCCCGCCGCGGCGCGCGCGCTGCTCGCGGGCCATGACGCCTGTATCGCCACGGTGCAGCCCACCGCGGCCCTGGGCCCGGGCAGCACCGCGGGGGGCTCCGAGCTGGCCACCACGTGGCGCAGCAGCGACCCGGCGCTGGGCATCCACTCGTCCGCCGCGCTGTCCATGCTGCCCTACGCGCTGGAGCAGGAGGGCGACGTGCGCGCCCTCTTCCCCCAGGGCCGGCTGGACGCGGACATGCAGCAGGTGGACCTGCGCGAGGTGAACTCGTGGCGGCTGCGGCTCGCCGAGGTCCAGACGGCGGAGATGCTGGAGGTCCACCTCATCAACGCGGTGGCGCCCTTCATCCTCTGCGGGAAGCTCAAGCCGCTGATGCTCCGGGACCGCTCGTCCCCGGGCCACGTGGTGAACGTCTCCGCCATGGAGGGCAGCTTCTCGCGCGGGACGAAGACGGACAAACACCCGCACACCAACATGGCGAAGGCGGCGCTCAACATGATGACGCTGACCGCCGCGCCGGACTACGCCCGCGACAACATCTACATGAACGCGGTGGACACCGGCTGGGTCACCGACGAGGACCCGGCGCAGCACGCCGAGCGCAAGGTGCAGGAGCTGGACTTCCAGCCGCCGCTGGACATCGTCGACGGGGCCGCGCGGGTGGTGGACCCCGTCATGGCGATGGAGAACAGCGGCGACTACGTCTGGGGCAACTTCTTCAAGGACTACCGTCACACCGCGTGGTGA